A part of Pungitius pungitius chromosome 15, fPunPun2.1, whole genome shotgun sequence genomic DNA contains:
- the efcab14 gene encoding EF-hand calcium-binding domain-containing protein 14 — MKKRKELNALIGLGDSKRKKTKKGTGHRLLRTEPPDSESESSSDDDEFNGMSSGAHVGKRSYTQCCNVCYPLFLFIILAACVTACAGLIWMQIALKEDLDTLKAKLQSMESSQKVSSSEIPKLSEDLKNKDKKLDDFENGDKGLSKLWSNLTEMNRKISLLDSAVIHLKANLKSAADLVSLPTTVEELEKSVAKIGSTLTSVQHDVKTIQDALENRNKDEELKKTMDIADLRIAVSEANQTEELRHARTDEHVHGLLSAVADLQQRVSSLENGSQPSTKNPSERPATEAAATTNATAGGAPDVSTPLTEPQTSRRPRFATPIRSKRNAETSCPEKLILSRVNSLKDLEDIFQQKGVGRDSVGFDFRSLRKVFRTSTPDARTLECFDSDGNQRYSLAELRAAAGL, encoded by the exons atgaagaaaaggaaggagCTGAACGCCTTGATCGGACTCGGAGACAGCAAGAGGAAGAAGACCAAAAAGGGGACAGGTCACCGACTTCTCCGCACCGAGCCGCCGGACTCCGAGTCCGAGTCCAGCTCGGACGACGACGAGTTCAACGGCATGAGCAGCGGAGCACACGTCGGCAA GAGAAGCTACACGCAGTGCTGCAATGTGTGCTACCCCCTGTTCCTGTTCATCATACTCGCTGCCTGCGTTACGGCCTGCGCTGGACTCATATGGATGCAGATCGCCCTGAAAGAAGATCTGGACACCTTGAAAGCGAAGCTGCAAAGCA TGGAATCCAGCCAGAAAGTGTCATCCAGTGAAATCCCGAAGCTGAGTGAGGACCTGAAAAACAAGGACAAGAAGCTCGACGACTTTGAGAACGGGGACAAAGGGTTGAGCAAGCTCTGGTCTAACCTAACAGAGATGAACAGAAAG ATCAGTTTGCTGGACTCTGCAGTAATCCATTTGAAGGCCAACCTGAAATCAGCTGCTGACTTGGTCAGCCTTCCCACTACGGTTGAAGAGCTTGAAAAG AGCGTTGCTAAAATCGGCAGCACACTAACGAGTGTGCAGCATGATGTGAAGACTATACAGGATGCGCTTGAGAATCGGAACAAAGATGAAGAGTTGAAGAAGACGATG GACATCGCGGACCTGAGAATAGCAGTGAGCGAGGCGAACCAGACGGAGGAGCTGCGCCATGCGCGGACCGACGAGCACGTGCACGGCCTCCTCTCTGCGGTGGCCGATCTTCAGCAGAGAGTGTCGTCGCTGGAGAACGGGTCGCAGCCAAGC ACAAAGAACCCCAGTGAACGGCCGGCGACCGAAGCAGCCGCGACCACCAACGCAACGGCCGGCGGCGCGCCAG ACGTATCCACACCACTGACGGAGCCTCAGACGAGCCGGCGGCCTCGCTTCGCGACTCCGATCCGCTCCAAGAGAAACGCTGAGACATCGTGCCCAGAGAAGCTGATCCTGTCTCGGGTCAATTCTCTGAAAG ACTTGGAGGACATCTTCCAGCAGAAAGGCGTTGGACGCGACTCGGTCGGATTTGACTTTCGCAGCTTGAGGAAGGTTTTTAGAACGTCGACCCCCGACGCGCGCACCCTGGAGTGTTTTGACAGTGACGGAAACCAGAGGTACTCGCTGGCGGAGCTGAGGGCGGCCGCAGGTTTGTGA
- the znf830 gene encoding zinc finger protein 830: protein MASSKKGKKIVNQEELRRLMRAKQRQTTDKKRVESPFAKYNSLGHLSCVLCNVQVKSDLLWPAHVLGKPHKEKVVELKEGKSQPATPQPQPAKRKAQGNEDASGKRVKPSSGAGQSAPPGLPGDFFEKPSNKGTVSTEKSAGLSLLAGVYGDDDDDATEAGPAGTTDPPPQKTDAAGLPDDFFDSSIPSTPAISHSGSILKADVQEKSAEKKENTAEALPEGFFDDPVRDAKVRKVDAPKDHMDKEWDEFQKEIRQVNTKSEAIVAEDDEEGRFERQIDEIDEQIECYRRVEVLRDKRDVARSKVRPSEEEPMEVDGSNDDDEEEEEEVDEEVLLGLLAQDWRAKGALA, encoded by the coding sequence ATGGCATCCTCAAAGAAGGGGAAGAAAATTGTGAATCAAGAGGAACTCCGCCGTCTGATGAgggcaaaacaaagacaaacaacggACAAGAAGCGCGTTGAGTCTCCTTTCGCTAAATACAACAGTCTCGGGCACCTCAGTTGTGTCCTGTGCAATGTGCAAGTTAAGTCCGATCTTCTGTGGCCGGCGCATGTTCTCGGAAAACCGCATAAAGAGAAAGTTGTCGAGCTCAAGGAAGGAAAGAGTCAACCGGCGACACCACAGCCTCAACCGGCGAAAAGGAAAGCGCAGGGAAACGAGGACGCCAGCGGCAAACGGGTTAAACCGTCGTCGGGTGCGGGTCAGTCTGCGCCCCCGGGGCTGCCAGGAGATTTCTTTGAGAAACCCAGCAATAAGGGAACTGTTTCCACTGAGAAATCCGCTGGCCTGAGTCTGTTGGCTGGAGTTTAcggtgatgatgacgatgatgccACTGAGGCAGGTCCCGCAGGAACCACAGACCCCCCTCCTCAAAAGACGGACGCTGCGGGACTACCCGATGATTTCTTTGACAGCTCCATCCCATCCACACCCGCCATCTCCCACTCGGGCTCCATCCTGAAAGCAGACGTGCAGGAGAAGAGCgcggaaaagaaagaaaacaccgCCGAGGCGCTGCCGGAGGGCTTCTTCGACGACCCCGTCCGGGACGCCAAGGTGCGCAAAGTCGACGCACCCAAAGATCATATGGACAAGGAGTGGGATGAGTTTCAGAAGGAGATCCGACAGGTGAACACCAAATCGGAAGCCATCGTggcggaggacgacgaggagggcCGCTTTGAGCGACAGATCGACGAGATCGACGAACAGATCGAGTGCTACAGGCGCGTGGAAGTCCTGAGGGACAAGCGAGACGTGGCGAGGAGCAAGGTCCGGCCCAGTGAGGAGGAACCTATGGAGGTAGATGGcagcaatgatgatgatgaggaggaggaagaggaggtggatgaAGAGGTGCTGCTGGGGCTGTTGGCCCAGGACTGGAGGGCTAAAGGGGCACTGGCCTAA